Proteins encoded together in one Impatiens glandulifera chromosome 1, dImpGla2.1, whole genome shotgun sequence window:
- the LOC124922331 gene encoding probable inactive ATP-dependent zinc metalloprotease FTSHI 5, chloroplastic, with protein sequence MHITLASSSSPITLFLPQTSPWPRKSICIFPSKRPCRQHRILRLSAKCFCRPPNLIRLMPAGAGGRRITEASNAPNSSAREEKAPTANVKTHLLKQIAKHMAFTLVCIVIGLCPITGFQYSAIAGAPATAQVSSSTKRKGKDTILKQKGHMYSDYTRTLLETVSVLVRCIEEVKSGNADIDRVQETVKDVKLKKEELQGQIMNRLYTELHKLNTEKQELLKRSLEIYDSAMKAKKEGESLLKKKANGGDVKRENMTKLEEEVTAAEKEYNEILEAVEEIEDQISRAEFMAFSVGIRELSSIERESESLAKNFIKKKRWHSGDSEAKGSLTKLSRADVQKELQSAQRLFLEQMILPTIVEAEYTGHNFDQDSVEFAQCIKRVLKTSRELQGKLEADVRRSMKKFGDEKLFVVGSPPGEVTKGFPEAELKWMFGDKEIVVPKASKLRLYHGWKKWREEAKADLKRKLLEDADFAKSYVAEKQERVLLDRDRVASKTWYNDKQKRWEIDPMAVPYAVSRKLVENARIRHDWAVMYITLKGDEHEYFVNIKDYDMHFENSGGIDELYLRMLASGIPTSVQLMWIPFFELDIREQFLLILRVSEQTFTAFWNFRFVSYAREWALKKIRNITDDIMMMIVFPIVEFVIPYPIRMQLGMAWPEYINQTVGSTWYLKWQSEAEMSFRSRKTDDFKWFIWFVVRSAIYGYIVLNVIRFMRRKIPRLLGYGPLRSKDPNFKKLDRVKSYFKHRVRKIKSKRKDGVDPISTAFDQMKRVKNPPICLNDFASVDSMKEEINEVVAFLQNPKAFQEMGARAPRGVLIVGERGTGKTSLALAIAAEAKVPIVEVKAQQLEPGLWVGQSASNVRELFQTARDLAPVIIFVEDFDLFAGVRGTLLHTKKQDHEAFINQLLVELDGFEKQDGVLLMATTRNLKQIDEALQRPGRMDRVFHLQRPTQLEREKILKVAAKENMDEELINYVDWRKVAEKTALLRPIELKLVPMALEGSAFRSKFVDVDELLSYCSWFATFSCHIPRFVWNSKIVKNASKMLVNHLGLTLTKEDLQSVVDLMEPYGQISNGMELANPPLEWTKETKFPHAVWAAGRGLIAYLLPNFDVVDNIWLEPLSWEGIGCTKITKAKNGGSLNGNVESRSYLEKKLVFCFGSYVASQLLLPFGEENILSSSELKQAQEIATRMVIQYGWGPDGSPVVYHHANAATPLSMGKNHEYEMATKIEKMYDLAYNKARGLLEKNRSIMEKIVEELIEYEILSGKDLERIFAENGGIQEKEPFFLSNNHEQHSVTRDNLENGSALLIAAN encoded by the exons ATGCATATTACTCTAGCTTCCTCTTCTTCCCCCATCACTCTCTTTCTCCCTCAAACCTCTCCATGGCCAAGAAAATCTATCTGTATCTTCCCTTCTAAACGGCCATGCCGCCAACACCGCATTCTGAGGCTTTCAGCAAAATGTTTCTGCAGACCTCCGAATCTCATCCGACTAATGCCCGCCGGTGCTGGCGGAAGAAGAATCACAGAGGCTTCAAATGCTCCAAATTCGTCAGCTAGAGAAGAGAAAGCTCCAACCGCAAATGTAAAAACCCACTTGCTCAAGCAGATTGCTAAGCACATGGCTTTTACTCTGGTTTGTATTGTCATTGGCTTATGTCCCATTACTGGGTTTCAATATTCTGCAATTGCGGGAGCTCCTGCGACTGCTCAGGTTTCGTCTAGTACCAAACGAAAAGGAAAAGATACAATCTTGAAACAGAAAGGTCACATGTACTCAGATTACACACGTACGTTGCTTGAGACTGTGTCCGTTCTTGTTAGGTGCATAGAGGAAGTGAAATCAGGTAATGCGGATATAGATCGAGTTCAAGAGACTGTAAAGGATGTAAAACTAAAGAAGGAGGAGTTGCAAGGGCAGATAATGAATAGACTTTACACCGAGTTGCATAAACTAAATACTGAGAAGCAAGAGTTGCTAAAGCGGTCTCTGGAAATTTATGACTCGGCCATGAAGGCAAAGAAGGAAGGTGAGAGcctattgaagaagaaagcTAACGGGGGAGACGTGAAAAGAGAGAATATGACAAAGCTGGAGGAGGAAGTGACAGCAGCGGAGAAGGAGTACAATGAGATATTGGAGGCGGTTGAAGAAATTGAGGATCAAATTTCAAGGGCAGAGTTCATGGCTTTCAGCGTCGGTATAAGGGAGCTTTCATCCATTGAGCGGGAAAGCGAGTCTTTAGCAAAGAACTTCATTAAGAAAAAGAGATGGCATAGTGGAGACAG TGAGGCAAAGGGATCCCTTACAAAACTGTCTAGAGCTGATGTACAAAAAGAATTGCAAAGTGCTCAGAGACTATTCTTGGAACAGATGATACTACCAACAATAGTCGAAGCTGAGTATACTGGGCATAATTTTGATCAAGATTCAGTAGAGTTTGCTCAATGCATAAAACGTGTACTAAAAACTTCAAGAGAACTGCAAGGCAAACTAGAGGCTGATGTGAGAAGAAGCATGAAGAAATTTGGCGATGAAAAGCTTTTTGTTGTAGGGTCCCCTCCAGGTGAAGTTACTAAAGGCTTCCCAGAAGCTGAATTGAAGTGGATGTTTGGAGACAAGGAGATAGTGGTTCCTAAAGCTTCTAAGCTTCGTCTGTATCATGGTTGGAAGAAGTGGCGTGAAGAGGCTAAGGCAGATCTTAAAAGAAAGTTGTTAGAAGATGCTGACTTCGCTAAAAGTTATGTTGCTGAAAAGCAG GAAAGGGTTCTTTTGGATCGAGATAGAGTAGCATCCAAGACTTGGTACAATGATAAACAAAAAAGATGGGAAATAGACCCCATGGCAGTTCCTTATGCAGTGTCTCGAAAACTTGTAGAGAATGCGCGGATCAGGCATGATTGGGCTGTAATGTATATTACATTGAAGGGAGATGAACatgaatattttgttaatattaag GATTATGATATGCATTTCGAAAATTCTGGAGGGATTGATGAGTTGTATCTCAGAATGCTGGCCTCTGGTATTCCGACTTCTGTCCAGCTTATGTGGATCCCTTTCTTTGAATTGGATATTCGCGAACAGTTTCTCTTGATACTGAGAGTTTCTGAGCAAACCTTTACTGCCTTCTGGAATTTTCGTTTTGTATCATATGCAAGGGAGTGGGCCCTGAAGAAAATCAGAAATATAACTGATGACATCATGATGATGATAGTGTTTCCCATTGTGGAGTTTGTTATTCCGTACCCT ATTAGGATGCAGTTGGGTATGGCTTGGCCTGAATACATAAATCAAACTGTGGGTTCAACCTGGTACTTGAAATGGCAGTCTGAGGCAGAAATGAGTTTTAGATCCAGAAAAACAGATGATTTCAAATGGTTTATTTGGTTTGTAGTTCGAAGCGCTATATATGGGTACATAGTACTCAATGTTATCCGATTTATGAGGAGAAAGATTCCTAGACTGCTTGGTTATGGACCTCTTCGTAGCAAAGATCCCAATTTTAAGAAGTTGGATCGAGTG AAATCATATTTCAAGCACAGAGTAAGAAAGATAAAAAGCAAGAGAAAGGATGGAGTTGATCCCATAAGTACCGCTTTTGATCAAATGAAG AGGGTGAAGAATCCCCCTATATGCTTGAATGATTTTGCTAGCGTTGATTCAATGAAAGAGGAAATTAATGAAGTTGTGGCATTTCTACAAAATCCCAAAGCATTCCAAGAAATGGGTGCTCGTGCCCCTCGG GGAGTTCTTATTGTGGGTGAACGGGGAACTGGGAAGACATCTTTAGCACTGGCTATAGCTGCAGAAGCTAAGGTGCCTATTGTAGAGGTGAAAGCTCAGCAGTTGGAACCAGGGCTTTGGGTTGGACAAAGTGCATCAAATGTTAGGGAACTGTTTCAAACAGCAAGGGATTTG GCTCCCGTTATCATTTTTGTTGAGGATTTTGATCTATTTGCTGGAGTTCGGGGCACGCTTCTTCACACCAAGAAGCAGGATCACGAAGCTTTTATTAATCAACTCCTTGTCGAACTTGATGG GTTTGAAAAGCAGGATGGGGTGCTTTTAATGGCTACAACCCGTAATTTGAAGCAAATTGATGAGGCCTTACAACGTCCTGGGCGGATGGATAGGGTATTTCATCTCCAGAGGCCAACTCAGTTAGAAAGAGAGAAGATACTCAAAGTCGCTGCAAAAGAAAACATGGATGAGGAACTTATTAATTATGTAGATTGGAGAAAG GTTGCTGAGAAAACTGCTCTATTGCGTCCAATAGAGCTTAAACTTGTTCCAATGGCTTTGGAAGGTAGTGCATTTAGGAGCAAATTTGTTGATGTTGATGAGCTTTTGAGTTACTGTAGCTGGTTTGCG ACCTTTAGCTGTCATATCCCAAGATTTGTCTGGAACAGCAAAATTGTGAAGAACGCAAGTAAAATGCTAGTGAATCATCTTGGGCTGACATTGACGAAAGAAGATCTGCAGAGTGTGGTTGATTTGATGGAACCATATGGACAGATTAGCAATGGGATGGAATTAGCAAATCCTCCTCTTGAA TGgacaaaagaaacaaaatttccCCATGCTGTCTGGGCAGCTGGTCGTGGTCTGATTGCATATCTTTTGCCAAATTTTGATGTGGTGGATAACATATGGCTTGAACCTCTCTCCTGGGAG GGAATTGGGTGTACTAAGATTACCAAAGCTAAAAATGGAGGTTCACTGAATGGAAATGTTGAATCAAGATCTTATCTTGAAAAGAAACTTGTTTTCTGCTTTGGTTCATATGTAGCTTCACAACTGTTACTTCCATTTGGGGAAGAAAATATACTTTCTTCTTCAGAGTTGAAGCAAGCGCAAGAG ATAGCTACAAGAATGGTGATTCAATATGGTTGGGGCCCTGATGGTAGTCCAGTTGTATATCACCATGCCAATGCG GCTACGCCTTTGAGTATGGGAAAAAACCACGAGTATGAGATGGCGACTAAAATTGAAAAG ATGTATGACTTAGCATATAATAAAGCGAGAGGGTTGCTCGAGAAGAATCGTTCGATAATGGAAAAGATTGTGGAAGAATTAATAGAGTACGAAATTCTGTCAGGAAAG GATTTGGAAAGAATTTTTGCTGAGAATGGTGGGATACAGGAGAAAGAACCGTTTTTCCTTTCTAATAATCATGAACAG CATTCAGTCACTAGAGACAATCTTGAAAATGGGAGTGCATTACTAATTGCTGCAAACTAA